One window of the Aquila chrysaetos chrysaetos chromosome 8, bAquChr1.4, whole genome shotgun sequence genome contains the following:
- the POU2AF1 gene encoding POU domain class 2-associating factor 1 isoform X2 produces the protein MHWQKSSAPEQQPQPRPYQGVRVKEPVKELLKRKRGNVHNASAMAATTVVLPHQPLPSYSPMGQPCIDMDVAASALPVTDEGALCSGWISQPSPTSLQPLTQWTTYPDYVSHEAVSCPYTADMYVQPMCPSYTLVGPSSVLTYTSQPLITNFAPRSTTPAVVPQLEVTDQQPPLTYFPWAQPLSALPASTLQYQPASSTLSGPQFVPLPISIPEPAPQELEDARRVIGTLPIEKLLLEDEDNDTSWSH, from the exons ATGCACTGGCAAAAAT cttctgcTCCAGAACAGCAGCCGCAGCCTCGCCCCTATCAAGGTGTCCGTGTCAAAGAGCCAGTGAAGGAGCTATTGAAAAGGAAACGGGGAAATGTTCATAATGCCAGTGCAATGGCAGCTACAACG GTTGTTTTGCCCCATCAGCCACTTCCTTCCTATTCACCAATGG GCCAGCCTTGCATTGATATGGATGTTGCTGCCTCTGCATTGCCTGTCACAGATGAAGGAGCACTCTGTTCTGGCTGGATctcccagccctctcccacATCCTTACAGCCTTTAACTCAGTGGACCACTTACCCTGATTATGTGTCCCATGAAGCAGTCAGCTGTCCATACACAGCAGATATGTATGTTCAGCCTATGTGTCCCAGTTACACACTGGTTGGACCTTCATCTGTTCTGACTTATACTTCTCAACCACTGATCACCAATTTTGCA CCCCGAAGCACCACCCCTGCTGTAGTGCCTCAGCTCGAGGTGACGGATCAGCAGCCACCTCTCACATACTTCCCATGGGCACAGCCCCTCTCTGCACTGCCAGCCTCCACTTTGCAGTACCAGCCAGCTTCTTCCACTCTTTCCGGGCCGCAGTTTGTGCCCTTGCCCATCTCCATTCCTGAACCAGCcccccaggagctggaggaTGCCAGACGAGTCATCGGCACGCTGCCCATTGAGAAGCTGCTTCTAGAAGATGAAGACAATGATAC ATCCTGGTCCCACTGA
- the POU2AF1 gene encoding POU domain class 2-associating factor 1 isoform X1, with product MHWQKSSAPEQQPQPRPYQGVRVKEPVKELLKRKRGNVHNASAMAATTVVLPHQPLPSYSPMGQPCIDMDVAASALPVTDEGALCSGWISQPSPTSLQPLTQWTTYPDYVSHEAVSCPYTADMYVQPMCPSYTLVGPSSVLTYTSQPLITNFAPRSTTPAVVPQLEVTDQQPPLTYFPWAQPLSALPASTLQYQPASSTLSGPQFVPLPISIPEPAPQELEDARRVIGTLPIEKLLLEDEDNDTYVLNHALSVEGL from the exons ATGCACTGGCAAAAAT cttctgcTCCAGAACAGCAGCCGCAGCCTCGCCCCTATCAAGGTGTCCGTGTCAAAGAGCCAGTGAAGGAGCTATTGAAAAGGAAACGGGGAAATGTTCATAATGCCAGTGCAATGGCAGCTACAACG GTTGTTTTGCCCCATCAGCCACTTCCTTCCTATTCACCAATGG GCCAGCCTTGCATTGATATGGATGTTGCTGCCTCTGCATTGCCTGTCACAGATGAAGGAGCACTCTGTTCTGGCTGGATctcccagccctctcccacATCCTTACAGCCTTTAACTCAGTGGACCACTTACCCTGATTATGTGTCCCATGAAGCAGTCAGCTGTCCATACACAGCAGATATGTATGTTCAGCCTATGTGTCCCAGTTACACACTGGTTGGACCTTCATCTGTTCTGACTTATACTTCTCAACCACTGATCACCAATTTTGCA CCCCGAAGCACCACCCCTGCTGTAGTGCCTCAGCTCGAGGTGACGGATCAGCAGCCACCTCTCACATACTTCCCATGGGCACAGCCCCTCTCTGCACTGCCAGCCTCCACTTTGCAGTACCAGCCAGCTTCTTCCACTCTTTCCGGGCCGCAGTTTGTGCCCTTGCCCATCTCCATTCCTGAACCAGCcccccaggagctggaggaTGCCAGACGAGTCATCGGCACGCTGCCCATTGAGAAGCTGCTTCTAGAAGATGAAGACAATGATACGTATGTTTTAAACCATGCTCTCTCTGTTGAAGGGCTTTAA
- the LOC115344228 gene encoding NF-kappa-B inhibitor delta-like produces the protein MVLWNTGYKTPKWLCHPVKLFAPRVVRGQAVISVFIYCLRILHIYAAKGMRAYTLAAAERMKLLRRLDAKEHRGKTPLLVAVTARQPAIVHDLIQTGADVNAVDNKGQSALHLAATYGYAQVLQVILSLGFPLDLEMKDFEGHTPLHCAVLAHNTLLREGCQTLTEEQQKDLQHQSEELESCIHLLVQTGASIYSRDVKSNKTVLHYTVQDGNISLLRYFLELNAFKSKDFVNNKAHGNTALHMAAALPCDKNQKEIIQLLLDHGADPSIRNLDNDQPIHMAPSGKAGDQVRHLLKKGKVASAFISCHRNARS, from the exons ATGGTTTTGTGGAACACTGGGTATAAAACCCCAAAGTGGCTATGCCACCCTGTAAAACTGTTTGCTCCCAGGGTGGTTCGTGGCCAAGCAGTGATCAGTGTCTTTATTTACTGTCTTAGAATTCTACATATTTATGCAGCTAAAGGTATGAGGGCGTATACATTGGCAGCTGCAGAGCGCATGAAATTGCTGCGAAGACTTGATGCCAAGGAACACAGAGGAAAG ACTCCTCTGCTGGTGGCTGTCACTGCCAGGCAGCCAGCTATTGTCCATGATTTGATCCAGACAGGAGCAGATGTCAATGCTGTAGACAACAAAGGGCAGTCAGCTTTGCACCTTGCCGCAACATATGGGTATGCCCAAGTTCTTCAG GTTATACTGTCACTAGGTTTTCCTCTTGATTTAGAAATGAAGGATTTTGAAG GCCATACCCCACTGCACTGTGCTGTTCTGGCCCACAACACCCTGCTCCGGGAGGGTTGCCAGACATTGAcggaggagcagcagaaagatcTTCAGCACCAGAGTGAAGAGCTGGAGTCCTGTATCCACCTCCTGGTGCAGACAGGAGCCTCCATCTACAGCCGG gaTGTGAAAAGCAACAAGACAGTTCTTCATTATACAGTCCAGGATGGGAACATCTCCCTGCTCAGATACTTCTTGGAGCTGAATGCTTTCAAGTCCAAGGACTTTGTCAACAACAAG GCACATGGCAACACAGCTTTGCATATGGCAGCTGCATTGCCTTGTGACAAGAACCAGAAAGAAATCATCCAGTTGCTCCTTGACCATGGAGCAGACCCAAGCATCCGAAACTTAGACAACGATCAGCCAATCCACATGGCTCCTTCTGGAAAAGCTGGGGATCAG GTTAGGCATTtgctgaagaaagggaaagttGCATCTGCATTCATTTCCTGTCACCGAAATGCCAGATCCTAG